The genomic DNA CGCTACTTGTGATTCCCGAACGGTGAGTTCTGCGCCCATTTTGATTTCATTGTTGTGCACGGGAAAGCGGTATACCATCGTATTCGTGTCACTATCTGTCCATTCAATTACTTCGATAAATTGGTTTTTGAAAAATCCGAATAAACCCATTCTAGTTCCTCCTCATATGTTGAATAGATACGAATGTGAGTCGTCATTTGCTTAGGAATAGTATACCATAATACAATATTAGTCATTTTAACTTTAAGGTGAACACAATAGGTGACGTCAGCCTGGAAAAAAGGTACAATGGACTGAATACTCATTCATTTAAAAAGGGGATTTTCATATGATTCATAAAATTGTACTACCAACACCATTTGCGGTCGGCGATGTTAATGCGTTTCTAGTAAAAGGAGATGCGCTGTCACTTGTCGATGCAGGGCCGAAAACCCCCGAAGCATATGAAGCGTTGAAGTATGGCCTAAAGGAAGCTGGCTATACGTTTAATGATATTGAACAAGTGATTTTGACTCACCATCATCCGGATCATGCGGGCTGGATTGATGCATTTGATCGTGCAGATATTTTAGGTCACGCTTACAATAATTTATGGTTGAAGCGCGATGAGGCATTTTTCCAGTATCATGATTCATTTTATTTAAACTGTTTAATTGAAGAAGGAGTTCCCGAGGAATATTTTTTCTGGGTGAAAAAAATGAAACGATCCGTTGAGTTAATGGGGGAGCGGACGCTTGATGTGAAGCTTGTAGAAGGAGATGCGCTTGCGGGGCATCCGGGCTGGACTGTACTAGAAACACCAGGGCATGCGCAAAGTCATATCGTTTTGTGGAATGAGCGAACGGGAGAGATGATTGGTGGGGACCTTGTACTTGGAAAGGTATCATCGAATCCGTTAATCGAACCACCACTCGACCGTGAGCAAGGTCGTTCCCGTTCTTTATTGCAATACAATGATTCACTGAATCGCCTGCTTACTTTGCCCGTGAATATCATTTATGGTGGTCATGGTGAGGAAGTACGTAATGCACATCCGTTGATTGAACAGCGTTTTGAGAAACAGCGTCAACGGGCGCTCAAAGTGCTTGGGATGATGGATGGCGGATCGCGGACGATTTTTGAGCTGACGCGTGAATTATTCCCAGCTGTCTATGAAGAAGAGCTTGGATTGACATTGTCTGAAACCATTGGGCAGACAGATTACCTTGTGCATGAAGGACTGGTGCTTGAAACGCGCGATGAAGGCGGTATTCTTCATTATGAACAAGCGTAAATCAGTACTTGTGACAGGCGCAACGAGCGGTGTCGGCTACGCACTGGCAAAGCGGTTGCTAGCGGAAGGATACAACGTTTGGGCGACGGGTAGGGCGCAAGATGTGTTATGGCAACTGCAAAAAGAAGGTGCTCATACTTTTCCAGCAGATTTAGCTGTTAACGAAGACATTGACCAATTGATGACGCAAATCGGTTCGCCCGATATCGTCATCTTTTCGGCTGGTGTTGGTACGTTTGATTATGCACAGGAGACGCCTGATGCTGCGATACAAGGGATGATGGCTGTTAACGTTATTGCACCGATGCAGCTGACCAAGCAACTATTACCGGACATGATGGAGAGGCGGAGCGGGCATCTCATTTACCTTGGTTCTCAAGCAGGGAAAGTCGCAACACCGAAAGCGTCTGTCTATGCGGCGTCGAAACATGCGATTGTCGGCTATACGAATGCTCTTCGCATGGAGGTAGCTCCGTCCGGCATTCATGTTACAACGATTAACCCAGGACCTATCGATACACCCTTTTTAGATGTAGCTGATGCAACAGGTAGCTATCGCACATCGCTAGGCAAGCATTTATTGACGGTGGAAGAAGTTGTCGATGCTATTGTTAAAACAATAGCAAAGCCTGTTCGAGAGGTGAATTTGCCTTGGTATATGGGCATTACGAGCAAATTACATGCCGTTGCACCGACCCTTGTTGAGCGATTGGGACGCAAGTATTTTATGAAAAAATAAGACTCTTTTTCGTTTGTATACATAGAGACTTCATGGAAGGATTTACAGTAGATGGTGAAGAATAACCAAGATTTCAAGTCTGATTCCACGGCAATTCATAGCGACCTTCTTGCGACTAGGGAACTTGTCTACAGCCCTTGCAAGTTTGAGTGTTCGCAACCATTAGTAGAAGCGCAAAATGCTGAATATGGAGCTTATGTATACAGGTTGAATATGCGCTCTATCCGATTTCGTGTCGCTAAAACTACACCAACGAAGGTCGGGCAATTTGTGACTTTGTGGGAGCGCATTGGAAATGGACCTATCCAACCATATGATCAA from Sporosarcina sp. FSL K6-1522 includes the following:
- a CDS encoding MBL fold metallo-hydrolase, translated to MIHKIVLPTPFAVGDVNAFLVKGDALSLVDAGPKTPEAYEALKYGLKEAGYTFNDIEQVILTHHHPDHAGWIDAFDRADILGHAYNNLWLKRDEAFFQYHDSFYLNCLIEEGVPEEYFFWVKKMKRSVELMGERTLDVKLVEGDALAGHPGWTVLETPGHAQSHIVLWNERTGEMIGGDLVLGKVSSNPLIEPPLDREQGRSRSLLQYNDSLNRLLTLPVNIIYGGHGEEVRNAHPLIEQRFEKQRQRALKVLGMMDGGSRTIFELTRELFPAVYEEELGLTLSETIGQTDYLVHEGLVLETRDEGGILHYEQA
- a CDS encoding SDR family oxidoreductase, producing the protein MNKRKSVLVTGATSGVGYALAKRLLAEGYNVWATGRAQDVLWQLQKEGAHTFPADLAVNEDIDQLMTQIGSPDIVIFSAGVGTFDYAQETPDAAIQGMMAVNVIAPMQLTKQLLPDMMERRSGHLIYLGSQAGKVATPKASVYAASKHAIVGYTNALRMEVAPSGIHVTTINPGPIDTPFLDVADATGSYRTSLGKHLLTVEEVVDAIVKTIAKPVREVNLPWYMGITSKLHAVAPTLVERLGRKYFMKK